Sequence from the Hirundo rustica isolate bHirRus1 chromosome 9, bHirRus1.pri.v3, whole genome shotgun sequence genome:
TTCCTGCACTCTTAAGTTACAGTTCAAGTGGGAAGTAGCTGATAGAGCTTGGAACATACTCATTAGTATCAAAGTCCAGACTTGAACATTTCCATGCTGCTTTTGTCCCAAAGATTATTTGGCTGCACACTgtcttttaatttccttctcattttctttcttttgactTGATTTCTCCTTTTACTCGTGTTCTTCTATTACTCCTTCCTTTTATTGTCTCTTccaccccctctttttttttttttcactaaaactTAAAAAAGCTTGCTCTCAGCTTCTTTCAGGCAATCTGAGATTGTTTTGTGCAGTATAATCTCTGTCCTTCACATTCTTCCTGCAAATCCTAAAGTACCTGGAGCTCCTAACTCCATGGAGAACTCCACAGAACAAGCCCAGTCAGTattcttctttcccctcttgTTCTGTGAGCCAGGCCATGCCATAATATTTACCTTTGATTTCAACAAGAGCCTGTTTGGATGCTGAAAAGCTCTAATGACAGTGAGGAGTCGGGAAAAGTCTTTACCAATTAAGGTTTATTTGTACACATGGGCCCTGAAAACCATATGGACAAACGTTGTTCTACTTGAAAGCATCAGAAAGCACAAAAAAGGCTTTCACTAATCAATAATACTGTAGTTGGGCAATGCTAGATTCTTCTTAAGGCATCCTGAGGTTAACAGGATGGGAACACTGAGTTTTTGTTGAGATAAAAAGAGTCCTTCCTGACAAGATTTTCAAAGGGTCTCTGACAAGGAACAGTGAGGCTGCCAGCATTAGTGTTATTATTTTAACATGAGCTAGGGACTTGTGAAGTCTGAGCAGATGCCTGACTGCTATGGTTGAAAAAGGTTCCATTAAGCATTTGTAACACTAATGTGGTATTAAATTATATAACATTATGCAAGAATTAAATagttgaaaaattatttccgtggaaaaaaataatttgactgTTTGATGTTTGTCTGTACATGCAGCAAAATTGGATAGTgttataaactgaaaaaatgaatttaacaTCAGTTTTATGGGGGGAGAGTAATTCTAAGGCAAAATCCTAGTAGAAGAAAGAAATAGCCATTTCACGTAGGCTCTGGTCCTACAGATGTTCAAATgactatttaaataaaatctgataATCTTgctgaaaaaatgcagaaattctCCTTATGGCTTCTGAAAAAATTTTACAGGGCCTTTGTCttcatatttctttcatttaagcTTTATAGATGTGTTTTCTCCATGCCCTTCTAAACTTTCTAGACAGATGAAATTAGCTGTGTTTGACTGTGGTGATTGGAACATGCACATTCTGCCTGGTCAGAAGATATCTGTTTCGCCCCTCTTCCTAGCACATACATTAAATCAATGATGCactttttgctgtttattttattcagtttgCAATCAAATTATGACAACAGATTTGTAGATATCAGGGAGATCCCAGCTAGGATATTCACATTATTCTGACCTTTTGTCCTAGACGAACTGACTTCCTTTAGGGTTACCAACAACTAACAATTGAATTGGGGAAGAAACAAGTGCTGaagatttcttctttcttagaAAACTCAAACTGAATTTGGTCGGAGAAAAGTATTATATTACTTTGACCATGTTATCTTGCTGGTTTCTACATTCTTGGATGGTGAATGCAGATTCAACTGGTCATAACTTCCTTTCCCCATATCCTCTGTTCTGGAATGTGAAAAGACAAAGTCCAGCCCTAATTCTCAATTAAGATGCAATTGGCATGCTGGGATTTTTGAAAGTCATAATTCATCTTTCTTCTTCAGGATGATTTTCCTTACAAGTTCCGTAACATGGGGTCTTATTTCTTCAACAGAGACAGTAGAGTCCCAAACCTTTACTGCTTTCCCATTGGGGTCCACCAGGTATTTCCAGAAGTTCCAGGTTGGTTCTTCTCCTGTAGAGtctacagggggaaaaaaaataaaaaaattaaatattagaaaacCACATTAGCCAATTCCTGACATTTCTTCATGTCAATTTGATGATTAACCTCACAGAGGAAGAAGGAATGTAAAATTAAGAGGAAATTCAGACTGAATAAGATTAATTTTCTGACAGATATCTTTAACTAGACAGTAGTCCCTTGGAGACTAATGGAAACAGGGAAGCTTGAGCCCAGAGAAAGCACAATAATCAGTGTTGAAGTGTGTGAGGGCATGTGTGTGTGAGGCTGTGCTATAGAGATATACCTGATACAGCTGAACACTGACAGGAAATGGAATTTGGCATGACAATATAGCTGTACCAGGACTGATTACTTGCTTAGCCAGAATTTTCTCTCCAAACGCACCCAGCGTGATGTGCTTCAGAAAATTGTTTCAAGAAATGCTacatgaaaataacaaagtaaTTGTTGCTGGTTTCCACCTAATTCTTATCTACTacagtttttctcttcctgatcGCATACCCTTTTACATGAGTCACACTCTTACCCTTTACTCTTCTGCTATGTGACTAACAAAATTTCCAGGACTTTCAAACAGACCAGGAACATCATCCCCCTAAAAGCACATGTACAGACGCTACAAACAAattagcttttttcccccccaccttTTATGCCTTGGGCAAACCTCGCAAGGAATCAGAAGTTATTTCAATGTATCACTAAGACACAGCCGGACCTACTCTTTTAGCTATGCTGTCATTGTGCTGAATAAAGACACAGCCTCCCCCTGCGGGCAGGCGAGcagggaaacacaagctttgCAAGTTTCCTGGGACATGTCTGCAGGAACAACTCTCCTGGGCAAAACAGAGACGGAAGGATGTGAAGAGGATTACAGGGAAGCCTGGCTAGCAGGGTGATCCATTACAGACACCCggaatgagatgagcttgaGGCAGTCAAAAATAATATCCACACTCCTTTAAATTCAGTGGGATTTGGGAGAACCCTGTGGTGCcgcagagaagcagcagggatATGGTCCTTGCAGAATGCAGGTGATACTGTGTCACACTGGGCTTTATTATTTCATTGCTGAAAGACATTTCCTTCACATTGGGTTAAGGCTGACATTTTAATAGAGCATTTAAACGGTATTTAGGGCATTTGTTCAGTGCAAGAAAAGTAGTGCCTTGATAAGGAATATCCTGCCTTGCTGGCTGGTAAGAACCAGCAAAACCTCTTCAGTGTCAGTGCTGGCTATAAAGCAGATTGGAACAGGAGGAACTGCACAGTATGGCTGTTCCAGCGCTTGGGGAGGAACGAGGAAGGGAGTAATCAAGGACATTGTGTAGTGCCTTtcactttttgattgttgaaGTAAATTATGAGGTGCTTCACTTCTACTGACCCTACAGCTCTTGAGATGAATCTTATAAATCCAACCTGCAGCACATACGTCACAGGAGGAGCACTCAGGAGGCTGCAGAGTGGAAGAGGCAAGGTCAGGGACTTGTATGCATAGAGTATTTCAAGGCCTGCATTCCATGTATAGATTTATTGGACCAGCTTTAACAGCACGTCTGCTATTGATGTGTCTTCATCTCTGGAGATCTTTTGGAAGTTAAGACAAAGGTGACAAAGAGAAATCGTGCCTTTTGCAGGAGGAGGGACTGCATGATTTCCAACCTCTTCAGCCTGACAACTCTGTGAGCACAGTCAGAGATCTCTGTGTTCTGTTGGGTGGTATTTTGTGTCAGAGGACTTCTGTGCAGGAGAAACAACCCTCTAGCATTGCAGGTCACTCACCAATTAAGTACTTGAAGGCAGGGATTGCACCGGCTCCACTGACTGTGATTTTGCTGAACATGGGGAAGGAGGCACCATAAGTCTTTCGTGCAAAACTCTCGATTTCTTTGTTGGTGTCTGGTTCTTGCTGCCCAAACTGATTGCAGGGGAATGCCAGCACATTGAAATGGTAGGGgcccaggtctctctgcagctgctgtaagGCCTTGTAGTGGCTGTCTGTGTACCCACACTCACTGGCAACGTTGACAACTAGAGACACCTGAAGAACAAGAGAGCATGTTTAAAAACATGTTGCACACAGAAGTTTTCCAACATGTAGACTGGAATGCAGactattaaaaaaccccatatgtCTAGGGAACTGTGACTGAGCACGTATTTGAAACTACATTGAGCTCTGTTCACAAAAGGaagatttaatatttttttaatgtattcctCTTTGGCAAGCATTAAGATAATCAACCAACTGCTAGGCAATCTTAATCTTCAATTTACTGAGAATCTGTGTTTTTCCATGCTGCCTTTTGGACAGTTTGTAAGCATAATTAAGAGGTGACCATCCAGCTAAGATATACCAAGATGCATGAAAGAAACTTGCAAACCTatgtaatttttgttgtttatttatcTGTTGTGAAGTGTCTGCTCTGCAGCATGTTTCCTTGCTCAAAATTTAATGCCCCTGCAGAAGTGGCTGATCCATTTATCATTACTAGTGTGGATGTCTTGACCTGGAAGTTAATGGAAGCAATtacaggatttggggtttgtctGTGCAGTGTGGGCTGTAAAAAATCCCATCACTTCTAGAGTAAATCTACTCAGTCGTGACAAAATGACAACAGGTTTTACACAAAGGTTTACTGCCTCAGTTAGAGATTCCAAGAGGTGAAGGCTGCCCACTGTCCTTTGCAGTCATTCCTGCAGTGGATCACGTTGAATGCTGTGTATGTTGTCAGTCAGATCTGAGCAGATGTGTCTGCCAGCACAGATCCAGCTGGAGGAAGCTGTCACAGACAGGTGAGCACTACAGGAACAAGAGAATTTATTGGGGATATTAAGTGACCTAACCCTGAACTAACATATATCAGTGTTTCTCAAAGCcttgaagtatttttcattgGTTTTTTGAGATATTTTATCCTTAAATAACTTCTAGAATTTTAGACTTATAGTTTTGTTATTCTCGCAAATTTGGTGTTAGTTGCTGCTCATTCTACATAAATTGAGTCCATTCTAATACTTTTATACAAAAGTATTTAAGGAAATAGGATGTGTGAAATAAATTCTATTTAGTGAAAAATAAGTGACAACATGTGTGTAGTGCTTTTAAAGCCAGAAAACTAACTGGCATATAAAGGCACATATCTGGGTAATATATGGGatcataaaatgaaatgtgtaGAAGGGGTAGGaatgagcaaagaaaaagctaaaGGGATGTTGGTGTTTGTAATTTCTTACATTGAACATTAGCACTTACTTTGTGTATTTTCTACTTTGCATAACTGTATGgctatcatagaatcatagaatatcctgagttggaaggaccTATGAGAATCATCAAAGTCCAGCTACTGAATTTAAAGTGGATTTGGAGTGATACTGTTTTCCCTGGAAGACAGGAAATCTATCAAAGCTCAACTTGGTGTAATCTTCTTTGTGGTGCAGTGTGTCAACAGGATACAATCTAAACAGCCCCTGTGCACTTGTATATGAACTATCACCTGCAGCCATCTCACCTCCAAATCGTCACTTTCATTCAGACAACACTTACAAGCTCTGcctgaaattttaaattcagtctccTAAAACATCCAAAGTTATGGTacataattagatttttttttttttttcagagaagagGTAATAATTTTTTGATGCATTCCTGTTGCAGACTCAGTATTCGAAACAGAATTTGTATGTTAGACATAAAAAATAACTATTGGCAGTTCTGTTCTTTTCACATAATCTGATTTATCAAGCATAGTGATAACTGTAGTTTAATATGAAATAAAGATAAATTGTATGACTAAGAGCTGAAGTCACTAGTAGTTCTTCCATATgaaattttagaagttttttaaaatataatttatgcCTTGGAATTTTCATGATGCAGAAGAATTCATACACCTTACTGAGTCCACCTCTATTGGTTCCTTCTTTCAGATAGAACGGTAATGTAAGAATTTGTCATTGGaggtttgggggaaaaaaggttgTGTAGGCATTGTTTTCATGTTAAAACAGATATGAAAGATGAATTGCAAGCTTTTATAACTTTTACTTGATTTTTAGTAAAGAGAATGCTTGAAAGTATCCACTCAAAAAGAAATAACTATTTTCATTTACGGCTGCTTAAAACCAGTGGTTACTAGGCATGGTGGTGAAAGTCTTGAGAGCTCATAGTGACAATAGTGCAAACTTCCAAAAGTATTCCCCCCAAACAAATGGAAACTACACTCAGCATTTCTTGCATGGCAGACACATcatgcttctctttttttccttaaaaaaatgcattctcTGTAACTGAATTCTCCATTACTGAACTCCATAATTTAATAGTGCAAACCTCTTAACAGTGTAACTAACATATGTGATGAAAACTTGTGTGATCTATTAGTATTTCTCGATGAATGTTTAAAATgattctttaaaaatccttcctgAGTTATATTTCAGGTGTCTGGTATTAGAAGTGATTTcatatgctgattttttttttttttttttttttttttttttgtctctagtttatttttaataaataacagtcattcttttttgtttatttgtttgctcTCATGTAGAGGCTGTACGTTGACTTCTTACAACTATTAATGATTAAAATTAAGTTCCATATGCCTGAGAGTGCAAGTCAAGCACACCACCTAGTGTGCAGTGCAAACAGTTCAATGGACCTCACAAAAACGATTTCATTTCAGCTGAACTCTTTATCAGCTGCTGCCTGACCTCTTAAAACCATCATTCCCTTTGCTTAGAAAACCCATGCATTCTAATAGTGAACTCATTTATTTAACACTGCAAAAACGCTTCTTGCTTTACTTAATGTTCACACTAGAGTGCGCCctttagggaaaaaatcctgggaCAGATTCAGGAATCTGTCTCAGCTTCAAGTAATCCTTTGTGAATCTGTCAGCAGAGACAGCAGATTCTTGGGGTTTCAGACCCAGAAATTCTTAATTGGCTCCGTGTGACCGATGGAAGAACCAGCCACAAGTGTCAGATGGCACAAGTCACCAAGCTGTCACCTCCATGGAACAAACAGCAATATTTGTGCAGGAATTCAGTGGCTGTGCATTTATCCACACTCAGCAATGCCACACTCCGGTGTTGCAGCGAGCCCGGGTCCAAAGTGCCCAGCAATACTTTCAATAACAAtattcagttaaaaataatactTCAATTGTTATAGTGCCTAATGATTTTCCACAATTATAGTACCTATGGTTCAAGATTTCCAAAGGCATTGCACTGACACTGCTTAATTCCACCCCAGCacactgtgctcagctgggTGGTGGATTGGTACCATTACATCAAGACAGGCACAAACACAGAAGGGAACAGTTGATGTTTGGGAGTTCTGACTCCCAAATGGGTACTATTTTTGGTAAGAACGCTGCCTCTTACAGCATATCAGATACAGATCATATAATAAAAGATAAGAATATTgaattagattagattagatcTAAAACTAATCTTGTTTAGATCCTCTTGATTCTTGTCCAACCATAATTATTGTCTTTCATCTTTAATGTAGACGAGTGATGGGTCAATATTTTATGGTAGTGTGGAAAAACCACTGAAGGATAGCCTCCACAACACAGTGAACCCGACAATTTTTGATCTATTTTAGTTCTGAACTCTCTTCTCAGTGGTAATACTCCTCCCTTTCTTCACTATATAACAGAAGGTAATTGTGGTTCGTATCAAGATACACTCGAACAAGAAAGTGAATTAATATcaatcagtctttttttttttttttcttgctatgaaaaaattgtttcaatGATGTGAATAGACACAAGTTTATATTAATAATGATTTATTGAAAAATGATCCTGTCAGTCAGGAATTGCACTGATTGTTTATACTTCGCACGACTCTTCTGGTTTTAGAATTAGCtgacttcattaatttttttttagagtcTGGAagcctttgtatttttttaattcctagtAAGTTTCTTGACTACAAATTAAGtagttatttaaataaattagctgAGTGACTGAATTGAAGAAAATGTCTTCTCTACATCTGCCAGAAAGCTTAAGGCTGGTAAAAGCTGTTTTAGCAATTAACAGACTATTGTTCCTGCAGCTAACTAGTGACTCACTTTCCTTAAAACACCACCAGCACACACATAGTAGTTTaataatatttgctttcttttaatagctttaaaatattatgaTAAACCTACTTCTTTACATTACTTATCTAACTGCAGATTTAAGCaagtttattttaagaaataaatgggAGTTTTAATTAACCTTTTTCTATCTTGATACTGAGTTCTGACAATGTAATGACAGAAAGGGATGTGTTTTGTTGCTGTAATTTGCATTCAGAGATCCTATTAATGTTCAGGCTACCGGCTCTTTGCTGATGTGTGTGcacaattttaaagaaaatctatcTTTTATTCCATACAGCAGCTGAATGTCACTTTTTTGGAATAAACTATTCCTTGTGGCCTAGCAGAGATCAAAGAATACCATTCATCAATGCTATTATCTTTCCCAGATACAGCTCTAGAGCTCCCCTTCATGAAACCAGCCCTACCTGGAGGGTGGCCTGGAACCACAGCACGCACCCCGAACCTGCCTGTTCATGGGATTCCAGATCAGGCTCTGCAGCTTGTTCCAGAGGGGATGAACTCCCCCAGCTCTCTGGCTGGAAGGAATCCTTCCAAGTTCCCCCTTAACTCCTTTCCATGGGGATTCTGGCCCTGAGATAGAGAAGCTGCGGGTGGTATTTGCTTATTCAGATTAGCAGATGACGTGCAGACAAAACATGCCCCAGTAACAGAATTTATTGACAGAGCCTTTGGATGTAGCTCATTAAAAAGCACAAATATTGCTCAATATTAAACAGCTTCCATGTTTTTCTCCAACATAGATATTTGAGAGAGCATGGGACCAGATCTGCTGTATTTCAGTTGTGAAAGGAGGCACATGAGGCTTTGACCAGATAGGATTTAAACCTCTCATTTGGTCCAAATCCACAAGTATTCCTTTTTGCTGAGCTCAAGAAAATGTGTGTCTCCCTTCTCCTGTCAGGTTCTCTGTCTTCCTGACAATATTTTAGTGACCTGCTGCTGTGGACCAGTGAGCTCAGACAtctgaggagggggaaaaggaaggggTAAATACAAAGCTGGAGAAAATGGGTGAAAACAAGAAGTGGTGCTGCCTTTTTGGGGTAGCAGTGAAACTACTGCACTGCCTGAATGTACCACAGATATGTCACTTGAATGCTAAGAGTGGCACTTGTGGGATTTATGTTGATTTTAACTTCTATAATTTGTGAAAGGGGCTATAAAAGGTTACAGTATTAAAATAATGAGTGTGCTAAGTTTTCTTATCACTCTTCCATAGGTACTGGCCATCTTTTCTAGATGATCAAACcactaaaataaatgaaactgaatGGAATGGagtggaatggaatggaatggaatggaatggaatggaatggaatggaatggaatggaataaaataaaataaaataaaataaaatcagattataATCAGGGACATGGTTTTATAATGGTACGGAAAACTCTGCCTAAAAATACTTAGTGTAATATGTAACTAGAAGACACCGTAAAAACGTATGTATCTACGTGTCCGCCTTCATATTGCTACCACACTAAAAGGCCAGAGAGGAATTTGCATGATGTTACAATTTCACTACACTCTGATACTTTGTAATGTCTCATGTTTTTACTAACTACGGCGAAATGTTAACCCCATTAGCCACGGATcaaatcccttttttcttttttgttttaatgtagatcattaaaaaggaatggGATGTAGGCAAGAATAACACGCAAGAAGTCATGCGgttaaaaggcagaaataaactCCAAAAGTAAGTTGCACAAAGACGCGAACTTCCTGAGCTTCCGATGGACTAGGCAGGATCCAGAGCGATCCATGCCGCTGCGAGAACGGCAGGAGGGCAGCGTTCCCTGCCTGCCACGTCTACAGGCGGCCGCGGCGGGAGAAAACGCGGACACACACGGGGGTTAGACTGCAAACGCTTTATTGAAGAGGAGCCCGTGTTAGCCAGCCGTGTTCGCCAAAGGGCAGAGCCACAGAGCGAGCAGCCCAGGTGCCCGGCCTCCCGGCGCTGTCCCCCGCGCTCGCTCCGCGGACATGCAAGGGCTGCCCGACCGTGAGCCCGAGCGGCAGCCGCCCCTCCCCGCCGCACTTACCGAGCCCCTGTACTTCTCCAGAGACACAAGCTTGCCCCTGATGTTTACAACTTTGAAAGTGTAAAAATCGGGCTCCTTCTGCCGCGTAGCGGAAAAGGCTAAGAGCAGGAGCGCTGCAATTGCGAGGAACATGGCTAGAGGGACGAGGAGGActttggggaaggagg
This genomic interval carries:
- the GPX7 gene encoding glutathione peroxidase 7; this encodes MLDPEGSVEHQPASSFPKVLLVPLAMFLAIAALLLLAFSATRQKEPDFYTFKVVNIRGKLVSLEKYRGSVSLVVNVASECGYTDSHYKALQQLQRDLGPYHFNVLAFPCNQFGQQEPDTNKEIESFARKTYGASFPMFSKITVSGAGAIPAFKYLIDSTGEEPTWNFWKYLVDPNGKAVKVWDSTVSVEEIRPHVTELVRKIILKKKDEL